In one window of Arachis ipaensis cultivar K30076 chromosome B06, Araip1.1, whole genome shotgun sequence DNA:
- the LOC107648792 gene encoding uncharacterized protein LOC107648792 isoform X2, with the protein MEERRKGCSVAAEAPPPLLGLVVVAVLPPPGCCIATEDLEGMSRRRCALSLRCRRLELAAELLHRLQAVASPLISSSPSPLITMVVSSVTRYKIRTWICCWR; encoded by the exons ATGGAGGAGAGAAGAAAGGGGTGCTCTGTCGCCGCTGAAGCTCCACCGCCGCTGCTAGGGCTTGTTGTCGTCGCCGTTCTGCCACCGCCAGGCTGCTGTATCGCCACTGAGGATCTCGAAGGGATGTCTCGCCGCCGTTGTGCTCTGTCGCTGCGCTGCCGTCGACTGGAGCTCGCCGCTGAGCTGCTGCACCGTCTCCAAGCCGTTGCGTCACCGCTCATCTCTTCTTCACCATCGCCGCTCATCACCATGGTTGTATCCTCTGTCACCAG ATATAAAATCAGGACATGGATTTGTTGTTGGAGATGA
- the LOC107648792 gene encoding uncharacterized protein LOC107648792 isoform X1 has product MEERRKGCSVAAEAPPPLLGLVVVAVLPPPGCCIATEDLEGMSRRRCALSLRCRRLELAAELLHRLQAVASPLISSSPSPLITMVVSSVTSSKVCIVLIVANRDREGMYQFSIGSVNFWGVLGTNFRFSISLVS; this is encoded by the exons ATGGAGGAGAGAAGAAAGGGGTGCTCTGTCGCCGCTGAAGCTCCACCGCCGCTGCTAGGGCTTGTTGTCGTCGCCGTTCTGCCACCGCCAGGCTGCTGTATCGCCACTGAGGATCTCGAAGGGATGTCTCGCCGCCGTTGTGCTCTGTCGCTGCGCTGCCGTCGACTGGAGCTCGCCGCTGAGCTGCTGCACCGTCTCCAAGCCGTTGCGTCACCGCTCATCTCTTCTTCACCATCGCCGCTCATCACCATGGTTGTATCCTCTGTCACCAG TTCGAAGGTGTGTATAGTTTTGATAGTGGCTAATCGAGATAGAGAAGGTATGTATCAATTTTCAATTGGTTCTGTGAATTTTTGGGGGGTTTTGGGTACTAATTTTAGGTTTTCAATTAGTTTAGTATCTTAA